In the genome of Coraliomargarita algicola, one region contains:
- a CDS encoding ATP-dependent nuclease, whose protein sequence is MRLSSIKIRNFRNFSDFEVQLGRSAVILGENQIGKTNLIHALRLVMDPSLPDSARQLRHEDFWDGAKPLDEESHIQICVEISDFEDDEDELAILAEHLVEPTPMVARLTYEFGPIPDLGREPCNEEDFEFVTYGGDRPENRFGYELRKRMPIEVMSALRDAEGDLARWSRSPLKPLLDQMKSELEPRELDDIADAVTSATDRISELEPIQELRIKINRTLKRMAGANHATEMDLGFSATDPNKLLRSLRLLFDDKKRDISEASLGTANVLYLALRSLDLEAMVDAGNREHTFFSIEEPEAHLHPHLQRLVYKSYLRPRSPENVSARDDEEGGGKIVKRVSYLMTTHSAEIASVTPVESLIFLRKNAEGTSTIGVSGSSIPLSVRERDDIERYLDVSRAEGLFARGILLVEGDAEKFLVPLLAARAGYDLDALGVTVCSVAGTNFVPYVKFFGPHGLNIPMAVITDGDPYGDEDSYGDERAVNQILPALLGEEETPTDFDECLGILGENGIFLNEYTFEVDLFEAGYCWSISNTMRDLCTVKAAVNRARKRAETKEMTDEEVFLKDVGYVGKGRFAQRLASYIAHSKVRSCPKYILEAIRYVVE, encoded by the coding sequence ATGAGACTTTCATCCATAAAAATACGAAATTTCCGAAATTTTTCCGATTTTGAGGTGCAGTTAGGGCGATCAGCCGTGATTCTTGGTGAGAATCAGATTGGTAAGACGAACTTGATCCATGCGCTTCGTCTGGTGATGGATCCCTCACTGCCGGATAGTGCCCGTCAGTTGAGGCATGAAGACTTTTGGGATGGTGCCAAACCATTAGACGAAGAATCTCATATTCAAATTTGTGTGGAAATTTCAGATTTCGAAGATGATGAGGACGAGCTTGCGATACTTGCGGAACATCTCGTTGAGCCTACTCCAATGGTAGCTCGACTGACATACGAGTTTGGCCCGATTCCTGACCTCGGGCGTGAGCCTTGCAATGAGGAAGACTTTGAATTTGTAACCTATGGAGGAGATCGTCCTGAGAATCGATTCGGCTATGAACTTCGAAAGCGAATGCCAATCGAAGTGATGAGTGCGCTCAGGGACGCAGAAGGAGATCTCGCGCGGTGGAGTCGCTCACCTTTGAAGCCGCTGCTTGATCAAATGAAGTCTGAATTGGAGCCCAGGGAGTTGGACGATATTGCAGATGCGGTTACCAGTGCGACCGATCGGATTTCAGAACTGGAACCTATTCAAGAACTCAGAATCAAGATCAATAGAACATTGAAACGAATGGCTGGAGCAAATCATGCGACGGAGATGGACCTCGGTTTTTCCGCGACTGACCCAAATAAGCTGCTTCGTTCCTTACGATTGCTTTTCGATGACAAGAAAAGAGACATTTCTGAAGCAAGTTTGGGCACAGCTAACGTATTGTATTTGGCTCTGCGTTCTTTGGATCTGGAGGCGATGGTGGATGCTGGTAATCGCGAACACACATTTTTTAGTATCGAAGAACCTGAAGCTCATTTGCATCCCCATTTACAGAGACTTGTCTATAAAAGCTATTTACGCCCCCGTTCACCAGAGAATGTAAGTGCTCGGGATGATGAAGAGGGTGGGGGAAAAATCGTAAAACGCGTTTCTTATCTGATGACTACTCATTCCGCTGAAATTGCTAGTGTAACGCCGGTCGAGTCGTTGATTTTTCTGCGTAAGAATGCTGAGGGAACTTCTACCATTGGTGTCTCCGGATCATCGATTCCGTTGTCTGTTCGAGAGCGCGATGATATTGAACGCTACTTGGATGTTTCGAGGGCAGAAGGCTTATTCGCGAGAGGTATTTTGCTTGTGGAAGGAGACGCTGAAAAGTTTCTAGTTCCGTTGCTTGCTGCAAGAGCTGGCTATGATCTGGACGCATTGGGAGTGACTGTGTGTTCAGTTGCAGGTACGAACTTTGTGCCTTACGTGAAGTTCTTTGGACCTCACGGGCTCAATATTCCAATGGCTGTGATCACTGATGGGGACCCCTATGGAGACGAAGATTCGTATGGTGACGAAAGGGCAGTGAATCAGATACTCCCCGCACTGTTGGGAGAAGAGGAAACGCCGACGGACTTTGACGAATGTTTAGGGATTTTGGGAGAAAACGGAATTTTCCTTAATGAGTATACCTTTGAAGTCGATCTTTTTGAGGCAGGATACTGCTGGAGTATTTCGAATACGATGAGAGATTTATGCACCGTGAAAGCGGCGGTTAATCGCGCAAGAAAGAGAGCGGAGACGAAAGAAATGACTGACGAAGAGGTTTTTTTGAAAGACGTGGGGTACGTCGGGAAGGGACGCTTTGCCCAGCGTTTGGCTTCGTATATTGCTCATTCAAAAGTGAGATCGTGTCCTAAATACATTCTCGAAGCAATTAGGTATGTCGTTGAATAA